The DNA region CGTCGCTGCGGCTCATCCACAGCGCATCGTCCTCCACCCGGCAGGCCCACAGATCCCCTCGCGGGGCGTGATTCACGGTGATGGCCAGCCATTGGACGGTGTCGGCGTGGCCTTCAGTGCGGGCTGACAGCATCAACGGTAGCCAAAGCAGGAGCGCGAGAAGCGAGCGGGCGCAGGGGTATCTGGCTGTCATGATGGTCATCGTTGAGGTAGACGCGCAACGCGCTGAGCGTATGGCGTGATGCTTGCTTAAGTTTCACAAGAGCGGTCTGTCCGGGCAGGACATAGCCCGCCAGGCCTTTAACCGATCCCGCAACCTGCCCACTGGCCGTCAGGGCCTCAAGATGGCTCAGGCGAATATGGCTTTTTCCGCCGTTATAGCAGCGGATTGCCGCCGCGCCGTCTGCCTGTTCACAGCTCAGGGCATCGTGGCCGATGGGGGTATTCTGGTCTCCGGCAATAAACACCGGAATCGAATAGCGCAGCAGGAAGTGCACGCCGTTAGGATTGGCCGCACGGGAAAGCGTGTCCGGCAGCTCGTCAATGACCAGCCGGTAGCTTTGCTCCCGTTCACGGATGTTCGGCTGCATGACGATGATGCGGACCAGCTGCTGCTGGCCCGGCGAAAGCGCGGTCATCGCCGGGCTGCTGACGACCTCATCGGTAGCGGTTAAAACGTCCTGACCGTTTTTCTGGGTCCATTCGTACACCCGTATCTGCGCGTGAATGGCCGCTTTTCCACTGTTGGTGAGGGTGACCGCCGTTGCTCTTTGACCGCCTTGCAGAGCGAGCGTAACGGGCGCCACCTGCAGCGTGGCGGCCAGCGCGTAGCGTGACAGCAGCGCCAGCAGCATAAGCCACAGAATGAAGCAAGGAAGATAGCGACGCACGATCAGTACACCAGGTTTAAGGTGATGTCGTCGCTATAGGCACCCGCCTGCGCGGTCGTCAGGGCACCTGCGTCAATCACGCCATAGAGCGTCTCTTTCTGCTCCTGGCCGTTGCCGGTGTCGGTGAGCCCATCGGTGCTGGTGATTTGCGTCTGTTTGCCTTCATCCGCAAAGAGTTTCCAGGCAATCTTCTGTGCGCCCGTTTCGCCGTTTTCCGGCTTCAGCCAGAAGGTGCCGCTATCACTGCTATCGCTGCTGGTGGCGGAAAGGGTGAACGGGGTACCGTTGGTACAGACGATATCAACCTGCGTGCTGGCCTGGATTTCGCTCGATTCATCCGAGCCATGGCGTGAGAAGTTGAGGTCGTTGGCTTTGAGCGTGCACGACTTCACGACCTCAAGTGAGACGTGCATCGTCGCGCTTGCGGTGCTGTCTGCGGCGATTGCGGCAACAGGAAGCAGGAGAGCGGAACAACATACAGCAGCGGTGATAATTTTCATGATCGTATTTCCTGACGTGAGTAACAGTGCAATTACAAAGCAAATGACCGAGCGTCCAGCAGGCAGAGTTTTCGATGGAAATCCGCCAGGCTGTGACAGCAAAATTTGTTCATCGC from Enterobacter chengduensis includes:
- a CDS encoding fimbrial biogenesis chaperone, coding for MRRYLPCFILWLMLLALLSRYALAATLQVAPVTLALQGGQRATAVTLTNSGKAAIHAQIRVYEWTQKNGQDVLTATDEVVSSPAMTALSPGQQQLVRIIVMQPNIREREQSYRLVIDELPDTLSRAANPNGVHFLLRYSIPVFIAGDQNTPIGHDALSCEQADGAAAIRCYNGGKSHIRLSHLEALTASGQVAGSVKGLAGYVLPGQTALVKLKQASRHTLSALRVYLNDDHHDSQIPLRPLASRAPALATVDAVSPH
- a CDS encoding Csu type fimbrial protein, with the protein product MKIITAAVCCSALLLPVAAIAADSTASATMHVSLEVVKSCTLKANDLNFSRHGSDESSEIQASTQVDIVCTNGTPFTLSATSSDSSDSGTFWLKPENGETGAQKIAWKLFADEGKQTQITSTDGLTDTGNGQEQKETLYGVIDAGALTTAQAGAYSDDITLNLVY